The genomic window CGCCGTCGCACAGTGCGTCGACGTCGATCTCGATGGCGTCTTCCAGGAACCGGTCGACCAGCACCGGATGCTCGGGGCTGAGCTCGGTGGCGCGAGAGATGTAGCCCTCCAGGGAGTTCTCGTCGTAGACGATCTCCATGCCGCGGCCGCCGAGCACGTAGGACGGGCGGACCAGCACCGGGTAGCCGATGGTGGCGGCGATCTTCTTGGCCTGCGCGAAGGTGGTCGCGGTGCCGTACTTCGGCGCGGGCAGTCCGGCCGCGACGAGCACGTCACCGAATTCGCCGCGGTCCTCGGCCAGGTCGATGGCGGCGGCGCTGGTGCCGACCACCGGGACGCCCGCATCGGTGAGCCGTTGCGCCAGGCCGAGCGGGGTCTGCCCGCCCAGTTGCACGATGACGCCGGTGACGTGCCCCGACTCGCTTTCGGCGTGGTAGACCTCGAGCACGTCCTCGAAGGTGAGCGGCTCGAAGTAGAGCCGGTCGGCGGTGTCGTAGTCGGTGGAGACGGTCTCCGGGTTGCAGTTGACCATCACCGTCTCGTACCCGACCCGCGAAAGGGTCTGCGCCGCATGGACACACGAGTAGTCGAACTCGATACCCTGGCCGATCCGGTTCGGGCCGGAGCCGAGGATGATCACCTTGTCGCGTTCGCGCTGCGGCGCGACTTCGGATTCCGCGGCGGGATCGAGCTCGTAGGTCGAGTAGTGGTACGGGGTCTTGGCCTCGAACTCGGCGGCGCAGGTATCGACCGTCTTGAAGACGGGGCGGACGCCGAGCCGGTGCCGCAGCGCGCGAACGCCGGTCTCCCCCGCCAACTCCGGGCGCAGCGCGGCGATCTGACCGTCGGACAGGCCGTAGTGCTTGGCGCGACGCAGCAGCGTCTCGTCCAGCACCGGCGCGGCCATGATCTCGGCGCGCAGCTCGACCAGGCCCGCGACCTCGGCGACGAACCACGGGTCGATGCCAGAAGCGGCCGCGACGTCTTCGATGCTCGCGCCCAGGCGCAGCGCACGCTCGACCTGGTAGATGCGTCCCTCGGTGGGGGTGCGCAGGTCTTCCAGGATCGCTTCGACGTCGGTCCAGGTGCCGTCGTCCTTCGTCCAGAAGCCCGCGGCCTTGGTCTCCAGCGAGCGCAGTACCTTGCCGAGCGCCTCGGCGAAGTTGCGCCCCAACGACATTGCCTCGCCGACCGACTTCATGGTGGTGGTCAGCGTCGGATCGGCGCCGGGGAACTTCTCGAACGCGAACCGCGGCGCCTTGACGACCACGTAGTCCAGGGTCGGCTCGAAACAGGCCGGGGTTTCCTTGGTGATGTCGTTGACGATCTCGTCGAGGGTGTAGCCGATGGCCAGTTTGGCGGCGATCTTGGCGATCGGGAATCCCGTTGCCTTGGAAGCCAATGCGGACGAGCGCGAGACACGCGGGTTCATCTCGATGACGATCAGGCGGCCGTCGGCGGGGTCCACCGCGAACTGGATGTTGCAGCCGCCGGTGTCGACGCCGACCTCACGCAGGATTGCGATGCCGAGGTCGCGCATCTTCTGGTATTCCCGGTCGGTGAGCGTCATGGCCGGGGCGACGGTCATCGAGTCACCGGTGTGCACGCCCATCGGGTCCACGTTCTCGATGGAGCAGACCACCACGACGTTGTCGCGGCTGTCGCGCATCAGCTCGAGCTCGAATTCCTTCCAGCCCAGGATGGATTCCTCGATGAGCACGTTCGCGGTCGGCGAGGCGGCGAGGCCGCCACCGGCGATCCGGTCGAGATCCTCGTCGTTGTAGGCCATGCCGGAACCGAGGCCACCCATGGTGAACGAAGGCCGCACCACCACCGGGAAACCCAGCTCGGCGACCGTTTCGCGGACCTCGTCCATCGTGTAACAGACACGGGAGCGGGCACTTTCGCCGCCGACCTTGGCGACGATGTCCTTGAACTTCTGCCGGTCCTCACCGCGCTGGATGGCGTCGAAGTCGGCGCCGATCATCTCGACGTTGTACTTCTCCAGCACACCGTTCTCGTGCAGCGCGACCGCGGTGTTCAGCGCGGTCTGCCCGCCGAGGGTGGCCAGGACGGCGTCGGGACGCTCCTTGGCGATGACCTTCTCGACGAACTCCGGCGTGATCGGTTCCACGTAGGTGGAGTCCGCGAACTCGGGGTCGGTCATGATGGTCGCCGGGTTGGAGTTCACCAGTGAAACCCGCAGGCCCTCGGCCCGCAGCACCCGGCACGCCTGGGTGCCGGAGTAGTCGAACTCGCAGGCCTGGCCGATGACGATCGGGCCCGAGCCGATCACCAGGATGTGCTTGAGATCCTCGCGGCGTGGCATCAGGCTCCTTCCATGAGACCGGCGAAACGGTCGAAGAGATAAGCGGCGTCGTGCGGTCCGGCGGCGGCCTCCGGGTGATACTGCACGGAGAATGCGCGGCCGTCGACCAGTCGGACGCCCTCGACGGTGCCGTCGTTGGCGCAGACATGGCTGACCTCGGCCAAGCCGAACGGGGTGTCGAACTGCTCACCCTGCTCGCCCTCCAGGGCGAAGCCGTGGTTCTGCGCGGTGATCGAGATGCGGCCGGTCTCGTGTTCGATGACCGGGATGTTGATGCCGCGGTGGCCGAACTTCATCTTGTAGGTGCTGCGGCCGAGCGCGCGGCCGAGGATCTGGTTGCCGAAGCAGATGCCGAACAGCGGCACGCCACGCTCGAGCACACCCTTGGTCAGCGCGACCGCGCCGTCCTGAGTGGCCGGGTCGCCGGGGCCGTTGGACAGGAAAACACCGTCCGGCTTCAACTCCAGGATCTGGTCGAGCGAGGTGTTGGACGGCACGACGTGCACCCGCATACCGCGCTGGGCGAACATGCGCGGAGTGTTGGTCTTGATGCCGAGATCGACCGCGACCACGGTGAACCGGGGGTCGCCGTTCGGCTCGATGGTGTACAGCGAGTCGGTGCTCACCTCCTCGGCCAGATCGGCGCCGAGCATGGACGGCTGGCCGGTGACCCGGCTCAGCAACTCGTCGGTGTCGGCGAGGGCGGCACCGGAGAAGATGCCCGCCTTCATCGAGCCGCGGGTGCGCAGGTGGCGCACCAGGGCGCGGGTGTCGACACCGGCGATGCCGACGATGTCCTGGCGTTGCATCGCCTCGGGCAGGGTGCCGGTGGCGCGCCAGTTGGAGGCGCGGCGCGCGGGGTCGCGCACCACATAGCCGGCCACCCAGATCTTGCCGGACTCGTCGTCCTCGCCGTTCCAGCCGGTGTTGCCGATCTGCGGCGCGGCGGCTACCACGATCTGGCGGTGGTAGCTGGGGTCGGTGAGGGTCTCCTGGTACCCGGTCATCGCGGTACAGAACACCGCCTCACCGAGTGTCTCGCCCGTGGCGCCGTAGGCCGAGCCGCGGAACACCCGGCCGTCCTCCAGCACCAGAGCTGCGTCTTGTCCTGTCGCCCAACCCGTCGCCCGACCCCCACCCCCCATGGAATCGCTGCGCGATACTGCGGTCATATTTCGTCGTCTCCCGTCATCGTGCTGGTCTGATCCGCCTGCAGGCCGCGCGTCCAAGCCGGGTACACCGACTTGTCGTCACCTCGGAAACCGGTATCTATCTCGGTTCCGGTGGGCAGCTTCCAGCGAACTACCAGCACACCATCTGCTGTCATTACTTTTCCCGCGTGTCCACGCTCGGTGCGCACCGCGGTGATGGATTCCTGCGGTATCCAGATCACCGTCGCGCCGTCGCGCTCGAGCAGAATTCCCCGTTCGAACCGCGTGAGTTCCGCCGTGGCCCGGAAACCCAAGTCGCCCACCGTGATACGGTCCTGCCAGCTGGGCGCCATGGTGCTGCCGAGATACAGTCCGGTGGTCGGCTCCAGCACCTGGGCGCCGAGATCGGCGGGCACGGCCGGTAGTTCACCGATGCTTGCCGTCTGGCGCTTCGCCCGGTTCTGCCAGCCCCGATACATCAGCCAGATGCACAGGGCGAACAGTGCGAGCAGGCCGACAACCCACAGCGTTCTTTCCACTTACGGACCTCCCACCGCTTTACCCTCACGGGCAGTTACCCGACCCCTGAGCAACGTCGTTGTCACTCGGGCCGGGAACGTCATGTCCTCGAACGGTGTGTTGTTCGAGATGCTGGCGAGCTCCTTGGCGCGCACCGTCCAGCTGGCTTCGGGGTCGACCAGCGTCAAGTTCGCGGGTTCGCCGACCTCGAGCGGCCTGCCGTGCTCGTCGAGCCCGACGATCGCGGCGGGCTGCTCGCTCATCACCCTGGCGACACCGCGCCAGTCCAGCAGGCCGGGCTGCACCATGGTCTGCACGATGATCGACAGCGCGGTCTCCAGTCCGAGCATGCCGGGGCGGGCGGCGGCGAACTCGCAGCACTTGTCCTGTTCGGCGTGCGGGGCGTGGTCGGTGGCGACGCAGTCGATGATGCCGTCGGCCAACGCCTGGCGCAGCGCGGCCGCATCGGACGCCTCCCGCAGCGGCGGGTTGACCTTGTTGACCGCGTCGTAGGTCTCCAGGCGCGAGTCGTCCAGCAGCAGGTGGTGCGGGGTCACCTCGGCGGTGATCGAAATGCCTTGCGCCTTAGCCCATTTCACCAGCTCGACGGTGCCAGCCGTGGAGGCGTGACAGATGTGCACGCGGGCACCGGCATCGCGGGCCAGTAGCGCGTCCCGCGCCACGATCGACTCCTCGGCGGCGCGCGGCCACCCGGCCAAGCCGAGCCGGGCCGCGGTGGGACCTTCGTGCGCGATGGCGCCGACGGTCAGTCGCGGCTCCTCCGCGTGCTGGGCGATCAGCACGCCGAGGGTGTTCGCGTACTCCAGGGCGCGGCGCATGAGCAGCGGGTCGTAGACGCAGTGGCCGTCATCGGAGAACATCCGCACCGCGCCGACTCCGGCGGCCATCGTGCCCATTTCGGCGAGCTGCTTGCCTTCGAGGCCGACGGTGACCGCGCCCACCGGGTACACGTCGACCAGGCCGACCTCCTGGCCGCGGCGCCACACGTGATCGGTGACGACCACCGAGTCCGCGACCGGATTGGTGTTGGCCATCGCGAACACCGCCGTGTAACCGCCCAATGCGGCTGCGGCGGAACCGGATTCGATGGTCTCGGTGTCCTCGCGGCCCGGCTCGCGCAGGTGCGTGTGCAGGTCGACGAAGCCGGGCAGCAGGATTTGGCCGCTGGCGTCGATCACCTCGGCGTCGTCGGCGTCGAGATCGGTACCGATCTCGCGGATCACGCCGTCGGCGATCAGCACGTCGACCGGCTCACCCTCGCCGTAAAGCCGAGTGCCCTTGATCAGGATCTCGGTCATGCCACCGCCTCCTGGGTACCGACCAGCAGCCGGAACAGGACGGCCATGCGCATGTGGACTCCGTTCGTCACCTGTTGCAAGATCGCGGCCCTCGGCGAATCGGCCACCGGCGAGGCGATTTCCATGCCGCGCAGCATCGGGCCGGGATGCAGGACCGCCGCGTGCTCGTCCAGCAGAGCGAGCCTGCGCTCGGACAGCCCGTAATTGATCGAGTATTCGCGGGCCGACGGGAAGAAGCCGCCGTTCATTCGCTCGGCCTGCACCCGCAGCATGAGAACCGCGTCGGCGCCGGGCAATTCGGCGTCCAGCGAGTGCGCGATCCGGGCGGGCCAGGCGTCGACGCCGACCGGCAGCAGGGTGCGCGGGGCGACCAGCACCACCTCGGCGCCGAGCGTGGCCAGCAGGAACACATTCGAGCGGGCAACCCGGCTGTGCAGGATGTCGCCGACGATGACGACCCGCTTGCCCTCGATGTCGCCGAGCCGCTGGCGCAGCGTCAGCGCGTCGAGCAACGCCTGGGTGGGATGCTCGTGCGTGCCGTCGCCCGCGTTGATGATGGCCGGGCCGGAGTTGCGTCCCGAGGAGACGGCCCAGGCGTCCATCCAGCGCGCGATCTGGTGTGCCGCACCGGAAGCCGGATGCCGGACGATCAGCGCGTCGGCGCCCGCGGCGTGCAGGGTGAGCGCGGTGTCGCGCAGTGATTCACCCTTGGAAACCGAGGAACTGCTGGCGCTGACATTGATCACGTCGGCACTCATCCACTTGCCCGCCACCTCGAACGACACCCGGGTGCGGGTGGAGTTCTCGTAGAACACCGTCATCACCGTGCGGCCGCGCAGGGTGGGGAGTTTGTGCACTTCGCGGCCGAGGAGGGCCTGTTCGAAACGTTCGGCCTCGTCCAACAGTGCCGTCGCGGTTACCCGACTCAGGTCACTCACCGTCAGCAAGTGCCTCACGCTTGAGCCTCCTGACGCAGGTAAACGCCGTCGCGGCCGTCGTGTTCGGTGAGCAGGACCGAGATGTCCTCGGCGCGGGACGTAGGGACGTTCTTGCCGACATAGTCGGCCCGGATCGGGAGTTCGCGGTGGCCGCGGTCGATGAGCACCGCGAGCTGCACGGCGCGGGGGCGGCCGAGGTCGCGCAGTCCGTCCAGTGCGGAGCGGACGGTGCGGCCGGAGAAGAGCACGTCGTCGACCAGGACGACCAGCGCGTCCTCGATGCCGCCTTCCGGGACCGAGGTGCGTTCCAGCGGCCGGTGCGGCCGGGTGCGCAGGTCGTCGCGGTAGAGGGTGATGTCGAGCGAACCGAGGGCCGGGCGAACGCCGGAGAATTCCTCGATCTTGTCGGTGAGCCGCGCGGCCAGCGAGGTGCCTCGGGTGGGGATGCCGATCAGCACGACGCGCGGGGCGTCCTGCGCGCCCGCGTCCAGGGCGGTCTTCTCGATGATCTGATGCGCGATGCGCGCGATGGTCCGGCTGACATCGGATGCCGACAACAGCTCCCGCCCCGCCTCCACCCCTTCCGGGGTGTGTCGCTGCGATGTTTCGGCAGCGCCGGACTTGGCGGCCCGTTCTTCGGGCACGGCCATGCCGACCTCCTTCCCCGCCTCACCGGACGGTCCGTTAAAGGATGTCTTACGGCAAGCAGCGTAACAGCGCCCGCAACCCGGCTTTCACCAGGTGCATCACGGTGTGAGCAGTGCCACGGAAGACAGGTGGGCCCGGCCACGACAGGGCGGTCGATGGGCGACCGCTGCTTTCACGCCCGAATAGCTCTAGCACATACGTTCGAGTGGGGGTAGATTCGGCGGCATGTCGACACCGCTGCAGGGATCACTGCTCGACGGGTTCGGGGATACCGAATTCGGTTCGCTGCGACATGTGCGGCGGACGGTACTGGACCATGGGGCCTGGGTCGACGTGTTGCCCGGCTGGTTGTCCGGCGCCGATGCGCTGTTCGAACGACTGGTGGACGACGTGCCGTGGAAGGCGGAGCGGCGGCCGATGTACGACCGAGTGGTCGATGTGCCGCGGCTGTTGAAGTTCTACGAGGAGCACGAGCCGCTGCCCGATCCGGCATTGGCCGATGCGCGCCAGGCCTTGTCCGAGCACTATCGGCAGGAACTCGGGGAACCGTTCCGGACGGCCGGGCTGTGCTACTACCGCGACGGACAGGACAGCGTCGCCTGGCACGGCGATACCTTCGGGCGCGGCGCGACGCACGACACCATGGTCGCGATCGTGTCGATCGGCGCACCGCGGGCGCTGCTGCTGCGGCCGCGCGGCGGCGGCGAGAGCATTCGATACCAGGTGGGGCACGGCGATCTGCTGGTGATGGGTGGCTCGTGCCAGCGCACCTGGGAGCACGCGGTGCCGAAGACCCGGAAACCGACCGGGCCGCGGATCAGCATCCAGTTCCGCACCCGCGGCGTCCGCTGAGCGGGTGACAGCGGTTGTGCGCGAGGCGATATCGGTTCGGCTTGACATGAAGTTATGTTGAGGTTGAAGACTGAACGGCATGAGCACAGAGACATTTCAGCCGCCCGTGGTCGGCGATTCGACCGTCGACCACACCGCCGATATCGCGGCCATCGAGCAGATCATCAGCAATGTCGAGACCGCGTACAACACCAACGACGCCGAATTGATGACCGCCGACTTCACCGCCAACGCCTCGGTCGTCAATGCGGTGGGCGCGCTGATGGTGGGGCGAGACGCATTGCTGGCAGCGAATCGTGCTGGGCTGGCCGGGTTCTTGAAGGACCAGTACGTCCGCTACCAGGTCACCGACATCACCTTCCTCCGCCCCGATGTGGCGATCGCACACAAGGTGGCGCGAGCCACCACAGCCGACGGTGCGCTGATCGACACCGATCCCGCGATGATCGCGCTCTATGTCCTCGTCAAAGAAGACGGGCGCTGGTGGACGGCGGCCAGGCAGAACACGCTGATCCCTGAGGCCGAGTGATCGGCACCGAATGACCTGGCTCGCCCGACGACCCGGCCCGACGACCCGGGCCCGACGACGCAGCGCCGCAACAACACCGAGGGGTGCGGCGCTGCGTCGACGCCGGGCGCGGCGCGCCGTTAGATTGTCAGCATGAGCAATCCTGGGGCGGGGGTCTTGGCCGTGATGCCGCTGCACACGATCAGCGAGGTCTACGGCGAAGCGGGCCTGCGCGAACGATTATTGCTGGAGATCGCGGACCTGCCCGACACCGATCGACTCACCTCGGCGCTCGAGCTGGCCGCCGAACTACACCGCGACGATCGTTACGGACGCGAGCCCTATCTCAATCATCTACTGCGGGTAGCGATTCGGATCATCAGCCACTATCGGGTGCGGGACAGCGATCTGGTCGCCGCCGGCCTGTTGCACGACGCCGTCGAGGACCACCCCGCCGAGCTGGCGGGCGACCGGCCGGGACCGCCCACCGACGCCGCCCTCGCCGAACTCGCCGACCGATTCGGCGAACGCGTGGCGGAGCTCGTCGCCGCCGTCACCAATCCCGAACCGGACCCGTCGATCGACCGGCACCTGCAGTACCGCGAGCACGTCGCCGCGAATCTCGACCATGCCCCGTGGGCCAGAATCGTCAAGCTCTCCGACTTCACCGACAACGGCGTCGGCATCCTGTACGCGACCGGCTCCGCCATGCACAAGCTCGCCGTCAAATACCGCCCACTCACCGCCATCTACCGCGACCTCGTCACCCGCGCCGACACGCCGCTGGCCGACGACGTCAAGCAGCACATCCTCGGCCAACTCGACAGCGCGGACGAACGTTTCGAGGCCATACTCGCTCCGGAGTGATCTACACGGCGC from Nocardia iowensis includes these protein-coding regions:
- a CDS encoding transporter, whose protein sequence is MERTLWVVGLLALFALCIWLMYRGWQNRAKRQTASIGELPAVPADLGAQVLEPTTGLYLGSTMAPSWQDRITVGDLGFRATAELTRFERGILLERDGATVIWIPQESITAVRTERGHAGKVMTADGVLVVRWKLPTGTEIDTGFRGDDKSVYPAWTRGLQADQTSTMTGDDEI
- the carA gene encoding glutamine-hydrolyzing carbamoyl-phosphate synthase small subunit; the encoded protein is MGGGGRATGWATGQDAALVLEDGRVFRGSAYGATGETLGEAVFCTAMTGYQETLTDPSYHRQIVVAAAPQIGNTGWNGEDDESGKIWVAGYVVRDPARRASNWRATGTLPEAMQRQDIVGIAGVDTRALVRHLRTRGSMKAGIFSGAALADTDELLSRVTGQPSMLGADLAEEVSTDSLYTIEPNGDPRFTVVAVDLGIKTNTPRMFAQRGMRVHVVPSNTSLDQILELKPDGVFLSNGPGDPATQDGAVALTKGVLERGVPLFGICFGNQILGRALGRSTYKMKFGHRGINIPVIEHETGRISITAQNHGFALEGEQGEQFDTPFGLAEVSHVCANDGTVEGVRLVDGRAFSVQYHPEAAAGPHDAAYLFDRFAGLMEGA
- a CDS encoding alpha-ketoglutarate-dependent dioxygenase AlkB, encoding MSTPLQGSLLDGFGDTEFGSLRHVRRTVLDHGAWVDVLPGWLSGADALFERLVDDVPWKAERRPMYDRVVDVPRLLKFYEEHEPLPDPALADARQALSEHYRQELGEPFRTAGLCYYRDGQDSVAWHGDTFGRGATHDTMVAIVSIGAPRALLLRPRGGGESIRYQVGHGDLLVMGGSCQRTWEHAVPKTRKPTGPRISIQFRTRGVR
- a CDS encoding dihydroorotase, with product MTEILIKGTRLYGEGEPVDVLIADGVIREIGTDLDADDAEVIDASGQILLPGFVDLHTHLREPGREDTETIESGSAAAALGGYTAVFAMANTNPVADSVVVTDHVWRRGQEVGLVDVYPVGAVTVGLEGKQLAEMGTMAAGVGAVRMFSDDGHCVYDPLLMRRALEYANTLGVLIAQHAEEPRLTVGAIAHEGPTAARLGLAGWPRAAEESIVARDALLARDAGARVHICHASTAGTVELVKWAKAQGISITAEVTPHHLLLDDSRLETYDAVNKVNPPLREASDAAALRQALADGIIDCVATDHAPHAEQDKCCEFAAARPGMLGLETALSIIVQTMVQPGLLDWRGVARVMSEQPAAIVGLDEHGRPLEVGEPANLTLVDPEASWTVRAKELASISNNTPFEDMTFPARVTTTLLRGRVTAREGKAVGGP
- a CDS encoding SgcJ/EcaC family oxidoreductase, with amino-acid sequence MSTETFQPPVVGDSTVDHTADIAAIEQIISNVETAYNTNDAELMTADFTANASVVNAVGALMVGRDALLAANRAGLAGFLKDQYVRYQVTDITFLRPDVAIAHKVARATTADGALIDTDPAMIALYVLVKEDGRWWTAARQNTLIPEAE
- a CDS encoding HD domain-containing protein; its protein translation is MSNPGAGVLAVMPLHTISEVYGEAGLRERLLLEIADLPDTDRLTSALELAAELHRDDRYGREPYLNHLLRVAIRIISHYRVRDSDLVAAGLLHDAVEDHPAELAGDRPGPPTDAALAELADRFGERVAELVAAVTNPEPDPSIDRHLQYREHVAANLDHAPWARIVKLSDFTDNGVGILYATGSAMHKLAVKYRPLTAIYRDLVTRADTPLADDVKQHILGQLDSADERFEAILAPE
- the carB gene encoding carbamoyl-phosphate synthase large subunit; this encodes MPRREDLKHILVIGSGPIVIGQACEFDYSGTQACRVLRAEGLRVSLVNSNPATIMTDPEFADSTYVEPITPEFVEKVIAKERPDAVLATLGGQTALNTAVALHENGVLEKYNVEMIGADFDAIQRGEDRQKFKDIVAKVGGESARSRVCYTMDEVRETVAELGFPVVVRPSFTMGGLGSGMAYNDEDLDRIAGGGLAASPTANVLIEESILGWKEFELELMRDSRDNVVVVCSIENVDPMGVHTGDSMTVAPAMTLTDREYQKMRDLGIAILREVGVDTGGCNIQFAVDPADGRLIVIEMNPRVSRSSALASKATGFPIAKIAAKLAIGYTLDEIVNDITKETPACFEPTLDYVVVKAPRFAFEKFPGADPTLTTTMKSVGEAMSLGRNFAEALGKVLRSLETKAAGFWTKDDGTWTDVEAILEDLRTPTEGRIYQVERALRLGASIEDVAAASGIDPWFVAEVAGLVELRAEIMAAPVLDETLLRRAKHYGLSDGQIAALRPELAGETGVRALRHRLGVRPVFKTVDTCAAEFEAKTPYHYSTYELDPAAESEVAPQRERDKVIILGSGPNRIGQGIEFDYSCVHAAQTLSRVGYETVMVNCNPETVSTDYDTADRLYFEPLTFEDVLEVYHAESESGHVTGVIVQLGGQTPLGLAQRLTDAGVPVVGTSAAAIDLAEDRGEFGDVLVAAGLPAPKYGTATTFAQAKKIAATIGYPVLVRPSYVLGGRGMEIVYDENSLEGYISRATELSPEHPVLVDRFLEDAIEIDVDALCDGEEVYLGGVMEHIEEAGIHSGDSACALPPITLGRSDIEAVRRSTIALAKGIGVKGLLNVQYALKDDVLYVLEANPRASRTVPFVSKATAVPLAKAAARIMLGATIAELRKEGMLPGEGDGGHVPLDAPVAVKEAVLPFHRFRKADGTGVDSLLSPEMKSTGEVMGIDADFGTAFAKSQTAAYGSLPTEGTVFVSIANRDKRAMVFPVKRLHDLGFRILATEGTAEMLRRNGIPCEQVRKHSDPEQPGGPDALPQPTIVEQIRDGEIDMVFNTPYGNSGPRVDGYEIRSAAVGVNIPCITTVQGAAAAVQGIEASINGGIGVRSLQELHSVLRG
- the pyrR gene encoding bifunctional pyr operon transcriptional regulator/uracil phosphoribosyltransferase PyrR, which codes for MAVPEERAAKSGAAETSQRHTPEGVEAGRELLSASDVSRTIARIAHQIIEKTALDAGAQDAPRVVLIGIPTRGTSLAARLTDKIEEFSGVRPALGSLDITLYRDDLRTRPHRPLERTSVPEGGIEDALVVLVDDVLFSGRTVRSALDGLRDLGRPRAVQLAVLIDRGHRELPIRADYVGKNVPTSRAEDISVLLTEHDGRDGVYLRQEAQA
- a CDS encoding aspartate carbamoyltransferase catalytic subunit, with the protein product MRHLLTVSDLSRVTATALLDEAERFEQALLGREVHKLPTLRGRTVMTVFYENSTRTRVSFEVAGKWMSADVINVSASSSSVSKGESLRDTALTLHAAGADALIVRHPASGAAHQIARWMDAWAVSSGRNSGPAIINAGDGTHEHPTQALLDALTLRQRLGDIEGKRVVIVGDILHSRVARSNVFLLATLGAEVVLVAPRTLLPVGVDAWPARIAHSLDAELPGADAVLMLRVQAERMNGGFFPSAREYSINYGLSERRLALLDEHAAVLHPGPMLRGMEIASPVADSPRAAILQQVTNGVHMRMAVLFRLLVGTQEAVA